The following are from one region of the Arachis duranensis cultivar V14167 chromosome 10, aradu.V14167.gnm2.J7QH, whole genome shotgun sequence genome:
- the LOC107468049 gene encoding ethylene-responsive transcription factor ERF086-like, with protein sequence MSTSSGTSQTYLKGHEEHMNNSSLSTLIILQRNTSSSCGTERRGRRKQQSAEPGRFLGVRRRPWGRYAAEIRDPTTKERHWLGTFDTAHEAALAYDRAALSIKGGLARTNFIYTTTQNNTINGNNLLNSMDNNPHHHQQVVLPPSQDYFLNNTHQNCIMSHQLDDDITSLVDDENPSNLVMKSDENLFFFSATDSTNSGYLECIVPENCFRPISSSTPTNNNTSNSSMSAASAPSDQNVVSSINTNTMEALKHVRTMAPDYYGGEELDGQGIFWNNQDEQQSSWDCNNKSNNYGELSGIFDKQEGCMNALCPIMNETSPSYGVVVTTRESAIPIPSTTSPSIPSLGDVHLGMTYSLF encoded by the coding sequence ATGTCCACCTCCTCTGGAACCTCACAGACTTACCTCAAAGGACATGAAGAACACATGAATAATTCTTCATTATCAACTCTTATTATTCTACAACGCAACACTTCATCTTCTTGTGGCACTGAGAGAAGAGGTAGAAGAAAGCAGCAATCAGCAGAACCAGGAAGATTTCTTGGTGTGAGAAGACGGCCATGGGGAAGATATGCTGCTGAGATCAGAGACCCTACAACCAAAGAGAGACACTGGCTTGGAACCTTTGACACTGCTCATGAAGCTGCTCTTGCTTATGATAGAGCTGCTCTTTCCATCAAAGGTGGCTTAGCAAGAACAAACTTCATCTACACAACCACACAAAACAACACCATCAATGGTAATAATCTTCTCAACTCTATGGATAAtaatcctcatcatcatcaacaagtTGTTTTGCCACCTTCACAAGATTATTTCCTCAACAATACTCATCAGAATTGCATCATGTCTCACCAACTTGATGATGATATTACTTCCCTTGTCGACGATGAGAACCCTTCAAATTTGGTGATGAAGAGCGATGAgaatttgttcttcttctcagCCACTGATTCCACAAATTCTGGCTATCTGGAATGCATTGTTCCAGAGAATTGTTTCAGACCTATTTCTTCTAGTACTCCCACCAACAACAATACCTCAAACTCCTCCATGAGTGCTGCTTCAGCTCCTAGTGACCAAAATGTTGTTAGCAGCATTAACACAAACACCATGGAGGCATTGAAGCACGTGAGAACAATGGCACCAGATTACTATGGTGGTGAAGAACTTGATGGTCAAGGAATATTCTGGAACAATCAGGATGAGCAACAATCATCTTGGGATTGCAATAATAAGAGTAATAATTATGGTGAACTTTCAGGTATATTTGACAAACAAGAAGGTTGCATGAATGCATTGTGTCCCATCATGAATGAGACTAGTCCAAGCTATGGAGTAGTAGTGACTACTCGTGAGTCTGCTATTCCTATTCCTTCAACTACTTCTCCATCAATTCCTTCTTTGGGGGATGTCCACTTAGGAATGACCTACTCGCTCTtctag